The following proteins are co-located in the Synechococcus sp. PROS-U-1 genome:
- the arfB gene encoding alternative ribosome rescue aminoacyl-tRNA hydrolase ArfB, which translates to MVQDLVVNERLIIPSRDLRWRFSRSSGPGGQGVNTTDSRVELVLDVENCSGLGPFRRARLVEYFETRLVEGCLRVVVAEERSQWQNRQKALHRMAELLREGLQPPPRARKSTRPGRGAVKRRLDTKKKRGDLKRQRRSRPSMDD; encoded by the coding sequence GTGGTGCAAGATCTGGTCGTCAATGAGCGCTTGATCATTCCGTCCAGAGATCTGCGTTGGCGGTTCAGTCGCTCATCTGGTCCAGGCGGGCAGGGGGTCAATACCACCGATTCCCGTGTGGAGTTGGTGCTGGATGTCGAGAACTGCTCTGGCCTTGGTCCATTTCGTCGCGCCCGACTGGTGGAGTACTTCGAGACAAGGTTGGTGGAGGGCTGTCTTCGTGTTGTGGTCGCTGAAGAACGCTCCCAATGGCAGAACCGTCAGAAGGCATTGCATCGCATGGCGGAGCTTCTGCGGGAGGGCTTGCAGCCACCGCCTCGTGCACGCAAATCAACTCGGCCTGGCCGCGGTGCGGTGAAGCGGCGTTTGGACACGAAGAAGAAGCGTGGTGATCTCAAGCGTCAACGGCGGAGCCGGCCATCCATGGACGACTGA
- a CDS encoding MBL fold metallo-hydrolase encodes MTLAATYYGANGWLLEFDDLRVLVDPWLRGNLSFPPGEWLLKGELPCEREIPENLNLLLLTQGLADHAHPETLALLPKTLPVIGSVAATRVVEHLGFTNVTALSPGESTTHQGLQVRASAGAPVPMVENGYLIDHPAGSLYLEPHGFLDPTLQPQPLDAVITPMVDLGLPALGAFVKGCSVVPQLVERFQPTTVLASTSGGDVRFGGALSRALQMKGSVAGTGAQLPTSSRWTDPTPGERLLLKN; translated from the coding sequence ATGACCCTGGCCGCCACCTACTACGGAGCCAACGGTTGGTTGCTCGAATTCGATGACCTACGCGTTCTGGTGGATCCCTGGCTGCGCGGCAACCTGAGTTTCCCCCCCGGAGAGTGGCTGCTGAAAGGGGAACTGCCCTGCGAGCGGGAGATCCCGGAGAACCTGAATCTGCTGCTGCTCACCCAGGGGCTCGCGGATCATGCCCACCCTGAAACCCTGGCCTTGCTGCCGAAAACCTTGCCCGTCATTGGATCCGTGGCCGCAACGCGCGTGGTTGAACACCTGGGCTTCACCAACGTGACAGCGCTCTCCCCCGGAGAGAGCACCACCCACCAGGGCCTGCAGGTGCGTGCCAGTGCCGGTGCACCAGTTCCCATGGTCGAAAACGGCTATCTGATCGACCATCCGGCCGGCTCGCTCTACCTGGAACCCCACGGATTTCTGGATCCAACACTGCAACCGCAACCGCTGGATGCCGTCATCACGCCGATGGTGGATCTCGGGCTGCCCGCTCTGGGGGCATTTGTCAAAGGTTGTTCCGTGGTGCCGCAACTAGTGGAACGCTTCCAACCCACAACAGTGCTGGCCAGCACATCCGGCGGTGATGTTCGCTTCGGCGGGGCCCTGAGCCGCGCTCTGCAGATGAAAGGATCCGTGGCCGGAACTGGAGCCCAGTTGCCAACAAGCAGCCGCTGGACCGATCCCACGCCGGGGGAACGACTGCTGCTGAAAAACTGA
- a CDS encoding putative quinol monooxygenase: protein MSTFDQSTPFILLARIHVKPGCVDSYLELARATDTAVQASEPGMIHHTFDQDPDDPQAFVWSEVYANDAAFSAHVSNPPVQEYLKKHAELGDGFSIEVYGTVSDACRTLMESFGLPLKIFKTKLGYSRV, encoded by the coding sequence ATGTCAACCTTTGATCAGAGCACACCTTTCATCCTTTTGGCGCGCATTCACGTCAAGCCGGGATGCGTTGATTCCTACCTCGAGCTTGCAAGAGCTACCGATACCGCCGTTCAGGCATCTGAACCGGGAATGATCCACCACACCTTTGACCAGGATCCCGATGATCCACAGGCCTTTGTTTGGTCAGAGGTCTACGCCAACGACGCAGCCTTCAGCGCACATGTTTCTAATCCTCCAGTCCAGGAGTACCTCAAGAAGCATGCTGAGCTTGGCGATGGCTTCAGCATTGAGGTCTATGGAACGGTCAGTGATGCCTGTCGAACGCTGATGGAATCCTTTGGCTTACCACTCAAAATCTTTAAAACCAAACTGGGATACAGCAGGGTTTAG
- the gcvT gene encoding glycine cleavage system aminomethyltransferase GcvT has protein sequence MSLQRTPLFELCRSVGGRMVPFAGWEMPVQFSGLIQEHKAVRERVGMFDISHMGVLRLEGANPKDALQRLIPSDLHRIGPGEACYSVLLNEQGNIRDDLIVYDCGAIDAERGALVLVINAACADSDTAWIRDQMEPAGLTVTDIKNGGVLLALQGPEAMPLLQELSGEDLSGLPRFGHRVLQLNGLSQPVFSARTGYTGEDGAELLLKAEDGQKLWQLLLDRGVTPCGLGARDTLRLEAAMHLYGQDMTDETNPFEAGLGWLVHLEMPMDFVGRQALEQAAESGPAKRLVGLKLQGRAIARHDYPVMHNGETVGIVTSGTWSPTLGEAIALAYVPRSLAKIGTELSVEIRGKAQPATVVRKPFYKRA, from the coding sequence ATGTCTCTGCAGCGCACTCCCCTATTCGAGCTCTGCCGCAGTGTTGGTGGCCGCATGGTGCCATTTGCCGGCTGGGAGATGCCGGTTCAATTCAGCGGCCTCATCCAAGAACACAAGGCCGTTCGCGAACGGGTCGGCATGTTCGACATCTCCCACATGGGAGTGCTGCGCCTGGAAGGTGCCAATCCCAAGGATGCGCTGCAACGGCTCATCCCCAGCGATCTGCACCGCATCGGTCCCGGCGAAGCCTGCTATTCCGTTCTGCTGAACGAGCAAGGCAACATTCGCGACGATCTCATCGTTTACGACTGCGGCGCCATCGATGCCGAACGAGGTGCGTTGGTGCTGGTGATCAATGCCGCCTGCGCCGACAGCGATACCGCCTGGATCCGTGACCAGATGGAACCCGCTGGCCTGACGGTGACTGACATCAAAAACGGAGGGGTGCTGCTCGCGCTTCAGGGACCTGAGGCCATGCCATTGCTGCAGGAGCTGAGCGGCGAAGACCTCAGCGGCCTGCCCCGCTTTGGCCACCGGGTACTCCAGCTCAACGGCCTAAGTCAACCGGTGTTCAGTGCTCGCACGGGTTACACCGGCGAAGACGGTGCAGAGCTGCTGCTCAAGGCCGAGGACGGACAAAAGCTCTGGCAGCTTTTGTTGGATCGCGGCGTTACCCCCTGCGGCCTTGGGGCGCGGGACACCTTGCGCCTGGAGGCCGCCATGCACCTTTACGGCCAGGACATGACCGACGAAACCAACCCCTTCGAGGCAGGGCTGGGTTGGCTCGTGCACCTCGAAATGCCCATGGATTTTGTGGGCCGACAAGCTCTGGAGCAGGCGGCGGAATCCGGCCCCGCCAAACGCCTGGTGGGCCTCAAGCTTCAGGGTCGCGCGATCGCCCGCCACGACTACCCCGTCATGCACAACGGGGAGACGGTCGGCATCGTCACGAGTGGAACCTGGTCGCCCACCCTGGGAGAAGCGATCGCCCTGGCCTACGTGCCCCGATCCCTGGCCAAAATCGGCACTGAACTGAGTGTTGAGATCCGCGGCAAGGCCCAACCGGCCACGGTCGTTCGCAAGCCCTTCTACAAACGAGCCTGA
- the speB gene encoding agmatinase has product MTAMPLSELLDGLFDSDGTIFMGSRRDPADCRVGLFGVPYDGTTSFRPGTRFGPAAIREVSTGLETYCPQLNRDLEDLNFADLGAVDIPFGNPEPVLIKVKQATEAVLALGLKPLMLGGEHSISSGAVEAVAQRHPDLVLVQLDAHADLRDTWLGARHSHACAMRRCLDILPSQTLFQLSIRSGTREEFNELHGSGRLMPDIDALRQALSPLKGRPLYLTVDLDWFDPSVLPGTGTPEPGGYYWSDFARLVEVLREHHLVAADVVELAPQLDTSGISSVLAAKVSRSLLLLLGADQ; this is encoded by the coding sequence ATGACGGCAATGCCGCTGAGTGAGCTGCTTGACGGGTTGTTTGACAGCGACGGAACCATTTTCATGGGCTCCCGACGCGACCCTGCCGACTGCCGCGTCGGCCTATTCGGGGTCCCGTACGACGGCACCACCTCCTTTCGCCCTGGCACCCGCTTCGGACCCGCCGCCATCCGAGAGGTCAGCACCGGCCTAGAGACCTATTGCCCGCAGCTCAATCGGGATCTGGAGGATCTCAACTTTGCGGATCTCGGTGCCGTTGATATTCCCTTTGGCAACCCTGAACCCGTTCTGATCAAGGTGAAGCAGGCAACCGAAGCTGTGCTTGCTCTAGGCCTCAAGCCCCTGATGCTGGGCGGGGAGCATTCGATCAGCTCCGGTGCGGTGGAGGCCGTTGCCCAACGCCACCCCGACCTGGTGCTGGTGCAGCTGGATGCCCATGCCGATCTCAGGGACACCTGGCTGGGGGCGCGCCACAGCCACGCCTGCGCCATGCGCCGCTGTTTGGACATCCTTCCAAGCCAGACGCTGTTTCAACTCTCGATCCGAAGTGGAACGCGGGAGGAATTCAACGAACTGCATGGAAGCGGTCGGCTGATGCCAGACATCGATGCCCTTCGACAGGCGCTCTCTCCCCTCAAAGGAAGGCCCCTCTATCTCACCGTCGACCTGGACTGGTTCGATCCCTCCGTTCTTCCTGGAACCGGTACACCCGAACCTGGTGGTTACTACTGGTCTGATTTCGCCCGGCTTGTGGAGGTGCTCCGAGAGCATCACCTGGTGGCTGCCGATGTTGTGGAACTGGCCCCACAACTCGACACCAGTGGCATCAGCTCCGTACTGGCCGCCAAGGTGTCCCGCAGCCTTCTGCTCCTCCTAGGAGCCGATCAATAG
- a CDS encoding TIGR03894 family protein — protein MAADKELLKEVALELWNTTKKLRPGLPKAPRAQLVLKALLTIGDMSDQLEAAMVLGVIEAQEPDDEPVQEGTAGEDKTVSEDKIERETPRVVRKRSSTR, from the coding sequence ATGGCTGCTGACAAGGAACTGCTGAAGGAAGTGGCTCTGGAGCTGTGGAACACCACCAAAAAACTGCGTCCTGGCCTGCCGAAAGCACCCCGGGCCCAGCTGGTCTTGAAAGCACTGCTGACCATCGGCGACATGAGCGATCAACTGGAAGCCGCCATGGTGCTCGGTGTGATTGAGGCCCAGGAACCCGACGACGAACCGGTACAGGAAGGGACGGCAGGAGAAGACAAAACTGTCTCCGAGGACAAGATCGAGCGAGAAACGCCAAGGGTTGTTCGCAAGCGCTCAAGCACCCGCTGA
- the mazG gene encoding nucleoside triphosphate pyrophosphohydrolase produces MANAPSDAMQRLIEVVAQLRDPTTGCPWDLEQTHASLVPYVLEEAHEVADAIRHGDDNHLKEELGDLLLQVVLHAQIAGEEQRFDLDAIANGISEKMIRRHPHVFGDAEASSSDDVRRSWDAIKRQEQAEALAGATSPLSDQLRTKVRGLPALAGAMTISKKAAKAGFEWDDMDGVWEKVHEELDELKEAVANGNRGHAQEELGDLLFTLVNVARWCGIGPEEGLAGTNQRFLDRFSRVEAALGGDLQGRSIHELEVLWKQAKAAIRAEQSSTSGSN; encoded by the coding sequence ATGGCCAACGCACCATCTGATGCGATGCAGCGACTGATCGAGGTCGTGGCACAACTCAGAGATCCAACAACGGGCTGTCCCTGGGACCTGGAACAAACCCATGCCTCCTTAGTGCCCTACGTGTTGGAGGAGGCCCACGAGGTGGCTGATGCCATCCGTCATGGTGATGACAACCACCTCAAGGAGGAACTCGGCGACTTGTTGCTGCAAGTGGTGCTTCATGCACAGATCGCTGGGGAGGAGCAACGGTTCGATCTCGATGCAATTGCCAATGGCATCAGCGAAAAGATGATCCGCCGTCACCCCCATGTGTTCGGCGATGCCGAGGCCTCCAGCAGTGACGACGTTCGCCGCAGCTGGGACGCCATCAAGAGGCAGGAGCAAGCAGAAGCCCTGGCTGGCGCAACCAGTCCGCTCAGCGACCAGCTCAGAACCAAGGTGCGTGGGCTGCCGGCCCTCGCCGGAGCGATGACCATCTCCAAAAAAGCGGCCAAGGCCGGCTTCGAGTGGGATGACATGGACGGCGTCTGGGAGAAGGTCCATGAGGAACTTGACGAACTCAAGGAGGCCGTGGCCAACGGCAACCGAGGCCACGCCCAGGAGGAGCTGGGCGATCTGCTCTTCACCCTGGTGAACGTGGCACGTTGGTGCGGCATCGGGCCTGAAGAGGGCCTCGCCGGCACAAATCAGCGTTTCCTGGATCGCTTCTCCCGCGTTGAAGCCGCCCTGGGTGGGGATCTGCAAGGACGCAGCATCCACGAACTGGAAGTCCTTTGGAAACAGGCCAAAGCTGCCATCAGGGCAGAACAGTCTTCAACGTCCGGATCCAATTAA
- the speE gene encoding polyamine aminopropyltransferase: protein MSSWIDEEHRGVRYGLKGEVLVEETSPFQRISVIRSERYGRGLLLDGCWMTAEHQERHYHEALVHPALCSASSIERVLVIGGGDGGTARECLRHPGVQRLDMVEIDGRVVELSREHLPEIGGSAWADPRFKLTVGDGIAWAAEAEDQSYDVVLVDGSDPAGPAEGLFNQAFFENCRRLLKPGGVFGTQSESPEAFRDVHIAMVRLLREVFDHADPLYGWVPMYPSGWWSWTFAAMGAPHYRTPDPERTKAIAAGCEIWSPRWQRGAMDAMPAFIERELQS, encoded by the coding sequence ATGAGCAGCTGGATTGACGAAGAGCACCGCGGCGTCCGCTACGGATTGAAGGGAGAGGTGCTGGTCGAGGAGACCAGTCCGTTCCAGCGGATCAGCGTGATTCGCAGTGAGCGCTATGGGCGGGGACTGTTGCTCGATGGCTGCTGGATGACAGCGGAACACCAAGAACGGCATTACCACGAAGCGTTGGTGCACCCAGCGCTCTGCAGTGCCAGCTCCATCGAGCGGGTCCTGGTGATTGGCGGTGGAGACGGCGGCACCGCCCGGGAGTGCCTGCGCCATCCAGGGGTCCAGCGGCTGGACATGGTGGAAATTGACGGGCGGGTGGTGGAACTCAGCCGAGAACACCTCCCAGAGATCGGCGGATCCGCCTGGGCGGATCCGCGTTTCAAGCTCACGGTGGGGGATGGCATCGCCTGGGCCGCCGAGGCTGAAGACCAGAGCTATGACGTTGTTTTGGTCGACGGCTCTGACCCGGCAGGACCGGCAGAAGGTTTGTTCAACCAAGCCTTCTTCGAAAACTGCCGACGCCTGCTCAAGCCCGGCGGGGTATTCGGCACGCAGAGCGAGTCTCCGGAAGCCTTCCGCGATGTCCACATCGCCATGGTGCGGCTGTTACGCGAGGTGTTTGATCACGCCGACCCGCTCTATGGCTGGGTGCCGATGTACCCCAGCGGCTGGTGGAGCTGGACCTTCGCCGCGATGGGAGCGCCCCACTACCGCACTCCCGACCCCGAGCGCACCAAGGCCATTGCCGCAGGATGTGAAATCTGGTCACCGCGCTGGCAACGGGGGGCCATGGACGCCATGCCGGCCTTCATCGAACGGGAGTTGCAGTCATGA
- a CDS encoding chlorophyll a/b-binding protein produces the protein MKPTQANDSWFQGVATREIHMEQLKKAERFNGRAAMLGIVIGIITEGLTGAGIVHQIGLGPLVDGYAACRTQFLPFCF, from the coding sequence ATGAAGCCCACGCAAGCAAACGACTCTTGGTTCCAAGGCGTCGCCACGCGCGAGATCCATATGGAACAACTCAAAAAAGCGGAACGCTTCAACGGGCGGGCCGCCATGCTCGGCATTGTGATCGGGATCATCACCGAAGGCCTCACCGGTGCCGGCATCGTTCATCAAATCGGTCTGGGACCCCTTGTGGATGGCTACGCCGCCTGCCGCACCCAATTCCTGCCCTTCTGCTTCTGA
- a CDS encoding metal-binding protein: MATGRRHDQSIWLLSLPLGLTVGLVLGLHAALIAAASCLAGGLWLSPDLDTRSNALRRWGMLGFLWWPYRRLIPHRSLWSHGPVLGTSVRLGVLLTWCLIFSMAIPALSPSTLLADLQQLMRQHPREFISLVVGLEGSAWIHLILDGDPWPQEWSNKRQQ, encoded by the coding sequence TTGGCAACAGGTCGTCGCCATGACCAAAGCATCTGGCTCCTGAGTCTCCCGCTCGGGCTCACTGTTGGATTGGTGCTGGGACTCCATGCAGCACTCATCGCTGCAGCAAGCTGTCTGGCCGGTGGGCTCTGGCTTTCGCCCGATCTGGATACGCGCTCAAACGCGCTGCGGAGGTGGGGGATGCTCGGATTCCTTTGGTGGCCGTACCGACGTTTGATCCCCCATCGCTCGCTCTGGTCCCATGGTCCAGTGCTTGGCACAAGCGTGCGACTGGGGGTGCTGCTGACGTGGTGCCTCATCTTCAGCATGGCCATTCCGGCACTCTCACCATCAACGCTGCTGGCGGATCTCCAGCAGCTGATGCGCCAACACCCGCGAGAGTTCATCAGCCTGGTGGTTGGATTGGAAGGCAGCGCATGGATTCATCTGATCCTCGACGGTGACCCCTGGCCCCAGGAATGGTCCAACAAACGACAGCAGTGA
- a CDS encoding cyclic nucleotide-binding domain-containing protein has translation MSASAPLTPLELIQEQPEVDRMMLPTGTTVFRAGEPVQFIHVIERGWMELSSGLLNRIRFGSGELFFYEDLVDPTECHSRDATAVTPVSLFRLSRSNFLTLIHRHPTLVLQLLSKQHSRLRQQRVDARHFY, from the coding sequence TTGTCTGCCTCAGCTCCGCTGACTCCTTTGGAACTCATCCAGGAACAGCCTGAGGTAGATCGCATGATGTTGCCGACCGGCACAACCGTCTTCCGAGCAGGGGAGCCTGTGCAGTTCATTCATGTGATTGAACGTGGATGGATGGAACTGAGCAGTGGTCTGTTGAACCGCATTCGGTTTGGTTCCGGTGAATTGTTTTTCTATGAGGATCTGGTGGATCCCACCGAGTGTCACAGCCGTGATGCCACGGCTGTGACACCTGTTTCGCTGTTCCGCCTCAGTCGTTCCAACTTTCTGACGCTCATCCACCGGCACCCAACACTGGTGCTGCAACTTCTCAGCAAGCAACACAGCCGTTTGCGGCAGCAGCGGGTTGATGCGCGCCACTTCTATTGA
- a CDS encoding transcriptional repressor, producing the protein MASLPPATEINARQKVLLASLQACGDEMSGQQLHRSLEPNQAMGLATVYRNLRQLQQRGLVRCRHLPNGEALYAPLERDRHHLTCVDCGKTQSLDHCPIHDLEVPEDGRKGFALLFHTLEFFGLCSDCRERQQNPS; encoded by the coding sequence ATGGCCAGTCTCCCTCCCGCAACCGAAATCAATGCCCGCCAAAAGGTGTTGTTGGCGAGTCTCCAGGCTTGTGGCGATGAAATGAGCGGTCAGCAACTGCACCGCAGCCTGGAGCCCAACCAAGCCATGGGCCTGGCCACGGTGTACCGCAATCTGCGTCAGCTGCAGCAACGGGGCCTGGTGCGCTGCCGCCACCTGCCCAATGGTGAAGCGCTCTACGCGCCGCTGGAGCGGGATCGCCACCACCTCACCTGCGTTGATTGCGGCAAAACACAATCCCTCGACCACTGTCCGATTCACGACCTGGAGGTGCCGGAAGACGGCCGCAAGGGCTTCGCTCTCCTGTTCCACACGCTTGAATTCTTTGGTCTCTGCAGCGACTGCCGCGAGCGGCAGCAAAACCCGTCATGA
- a CDS encoding 4Fe-4S binding protein, with the protein MGRVRRGVVGSSRYAQRLRGAVLEAARNPQRQPVLISGEPGLEKDNLAALVHYGSAERRRLLVRLDAGDLQGSALSLLNELGSSTLLVSGMDRIDVKVQQRLIGMARGDAPEFQGRVLFTSEAAIPALDGLVQTIRVPPLRVRRTDLGDWLRYRLRLQSPGLGWSQPPALPDSVVRRLQNHDFANNLRELEAMVDRALRQARQQSQGELPPLLPEEVFWTEEKTRRARFDIWRWKPQLRDWMRAPSLWNKLLFGLVSWLFVAVNLALWLGPQDRAANPMLTLFWAWWWPLILLSYPLVGRLWCAICPFMVWGQIVQRLTPWRKKRWPHGDVDRWGAPALAAGFAAILLWEEVWNLEDTAWLSSCLLLLITAGAVISSTVFEKRFWCRYLCPVGGMNGLFAKLSILELRAEVGTCSGSCSSYACFKGGPADGEGLATEGCPLGTHPAHLSDNRNCVLCMTCTQACPNRSVQLRLRPPAADLQRSMQAPDGERGLILVLAGGICLHHWERLLGWLPLAPASMHEGPLLARLSFATLALALPAAAGVWLHRRWLYAGLPMLWALLLARHLPIGMAEAGTVLPVSWPQWSADPHVIGFCQTILVVIGWVGAVILSRRLLDLDRRAWFTGSMVLLLVSLSGRWLVAL; encoded by the coding sequence ATGGGTCGGGTCCGACGCGGCGTGGTGGGATCAAGTCGCTATGCCCAACGGTTGCGCGGTGCTGTGCTGGAGGCCGCCCGCAACCCGCAACGCCAGCCCGTGCTGATCAGTGGTGAGCCCGGCCTGGAAAAAGACAATCTCGCCGCCCTGGTGCACTACGGATCAGCTGAGCGCCGCCGTCTGCTGGTGCGATTGGATGCTGGCGATCTGCAGGGCAGCGCGCTCAGCCTGCTGAACGAGCTCGGATCCAGCACCCTGTTGGTGAGCGGCATGGACCGCATCGACGTCAAGGTCCAGCAGCGCTTGATCGGGATGGCCCGTGGCGACGCGCCGGAGTTCCAAGGACGCGTGCTTTTCACCAGCGAAGCCGCCATCCCGGCCCTCGACGGCCTGGTGCAAACCATCCGCGTTCCTCCCTTGCGGGTGCGCCGGACCGACCTAGGGGACTGGCTGCGTTACAGGCTGAGGCTGCAGAGCCCTGGACTCGGCTGGAGCCAGCCACCAGCCCTGCCGGACAGCGTGGTGCGAAGGCTTCAGAACCACGATTTCGCCAACAACCTGCGCGAACTCGAAGCGATGGTCGATCGCGCCCTGCGTCAGGCACGTCAGCAAAGCCAAGGCGAGCTTCCACCACTGCTCCCCGAAGAGGTCTTTTGGACCGAAGAAAAAACACGGCGGGCCCGGTTTGACATTTGGCGCTGGAAACCGCAGTTGCGGGACTGGATGCGCGCACCGTCGCTCTGGAACAAGTTGCTGTTCGGCCTGGTGAGCTGGCTGTTCGTGGCCGTGAACCTTGCGCTTTGGCTTGGCCCCCAGGACCGCGCCGCCAATCCGATGCTGACCCTGTTCTGGGCCTGGTGGTGGCCTTTGATCCTGCTGAGCTACCCCCTGGTGGGTCGACTCTGGTGCGCCATTTGTCCCTTCATGGTCTGGGGGCAAATCGTCCAACGGCTCACCCCATGGCGCAAGAAGCGCTGGCCCCATGGTGATGTGGACCGTTGGGGAGCACCTGCTCTAGCCGCCGGGTTTGCCGCGATTCTCCTCTGGGAAGAGGTCTGGAACCTTGAAGACACCGCCTGGTTAAGCAGCTGCCTGCTGTTGCTGATCACGGCAGGAGCAGTGATCAGCTCAACGGTGTTCGAAAAACGCTTCTGGTGCCGATACCTCTGTCCCGTCGGCGGCATGAACGGACTGTTCGCCAAGCTCTCAATCCTTGAGTTGCGGGCTGAAGTCGGCACCTGCAGCGGCAGCTGCAGCAGCTACGCCTGTTTCAAGGGAGGACCGGCCGACGGCGAGGGACTGGCAACCGAAGGCTGTCCGCTGGGGACCCATCCCGCCCACCTGAGCGACAACCGCAACTGCGTGCTCTGCATGACCTGCACCCAGGCCTGTCCCAACCGTTCTGTGCAGTTGCGACTGCGGCCACCTGCGGCCGATCTACAACGCAGCATGCAGGCGCCCGATGGAGAACGCGGACTGATCCTGGTGCTGGCTGGCGGAATCTGCCTGCACCACTGGGAGCGCCTGCTGGGCTGGCTGCCACTTGCACCAGCCTCCATGCATGAGGGGCCGCTACTGGCTCGACTCAGCTTTGCAACGCTGGCCCTTGCCCTTCCAGCTGCTGCTGGTGTGTGGCTTCACCGCCGTTGGCTGTATGCAGGATTGCCGATGCTCTGGGCCCTACTCCTGGCACGCCATCTACCCATCGGCATGGCCGAAGCCGGTACCGTTCTGCCGGTTAGCTGGCCGCAATGGTCCGCCGACCCCCATGTGATCGGCTTCTGCCAAACCATCCTGGTGGTCATTGGATGGGTTGGTGCTGTGATTTTGAGCCGTCGCTTGCTAGATCTCGACCGTCGGGCCTGGTTCACAGGCAGCATGGTGCTGCTCTTGGTGAGCCTCAGCGGCCGCTGGTTGGTCGCCCTTTAA